The nucleotide window CCAATTCAAAATTCCTGATGATGCAGGCAGAAGGTGCACCACGAGTAATGATGAGCCTCGTTCGAGTGTTACCAATCCTAGGTCTGGCAATGCGAAAGGGTGCAAGAGGGAGAACTCGAGAAAACCATATTCAAATGGGAcgaaacagaaacagaaactgAGAACAGAATTTGACAGAGTCCCACCGGCTTGCATTAAAGGGAAGCAGGATCCTATTTTTTCAAGAGGCAATGATCTAGCGGGCCAAAATTCAGTATATGACCATATTAGGACGTTCTCATCTACTTTTTACAGCCATACAGGTCCTGTTGCTGACTCGTTATCTACTATCAACAGATTAGCTATGCCATCAGATGCAACTAAATTGGTTGGTCCAAGAGCACCCCAACCTGATTACCTGGATAGGTGTATGGGTTTCGCTCCTGGTCCGCACCTGAACTATTCACTACAGAATTCAGCTGGTTGGATCGATGAGTAGTTGCATTCTTTAGTGGTTTCTTTGGTGAATTGTACAGAAGACCTGTAAGGTTACATGTCTTGGTACTGTAGCGCCTGcggatttatttttattttatatttaccTATAAGAACAATTTTGAGTaccttcaattttcttttccttttttttttttttttttttttggagaaggaATAAAACCTTTTTGAACTAATGCTGATTACTACTGTTTAATAGGTTCTACCATAGTTGATACTGCTCCTACCAATAGTTACAGGCAGATTGCTAATAATAGCTGAACTGAGTTAAAAATGCCCAACCTCTAATCTAAAGCTTCGCTCCTGACGACAAGGCGGACAAGCTACAAACTTTTTATGAAAAAGACAAAGGAAAAACCCTTCTTCCCGCAGACCAAAGATGTTGAATGTCCTTAGTTGTTAGACTTTACTAGTAATCATTTCTTCCGTGTTGGTTGTTGACTTGAGATAAGAAGCTATCGTATTAATTAATTCCATGCGTCCCAAACTGCTGTCTAGACTCTTGTAAAGTGCGACTTCATCCATTTTGTCTCTTAACCAAATTACAAACACCATAATAATACTTTGAGCATGGCAGGCAGATACCAATCAGAAAACCCCACAAATTGAATGACCATTACCAAAAGATAACCAAAACAATAATGACCAACCAAACAATTAGATTCTTTGAATTAGTGATAACGTCTGTCAATTTACAGTTACAATGTTTTTGGAAAGGTCACGCGCTATCTCCGCTGCTTATAAACAGTGACACAAACTGTATATGCTAATTTTGTGTCGGTAGCATTTTGTTTATCAGATGACGATCTCCCACCCTTGGTTTTCACAATCAACATGTTCATCACAAGCTGACGGCTTCATCTAATATGACATTTAGTAGCCTAAATTCACGCTCCAGACTCCACAAGAACTCATTTTGATTGTTGATGCTTAAGTTGTACTCCTGGAAGTAACCATTGTAGGTGATAATAGAAATAGTGGCCCTGAAAATGAAATCCAAGCGCGAAGAATTAAGCCAAACAATATTCTAAACAGTATAGCAATGAAGACAGTGGGTAGACAAACACCTCAATGAAGCAAAGGTTAGAAACACGTTTAACTTAAACAGTATAAAAGACCTACACCACTCTGCAGAGGTATATCTCTACTTAAAACTTGGGGATGGCACCTCCAATCTAGTTGGACATTCAGAGTAATCAATGGATCACAATCTATACAAACAAACATTAGACATGGCACCTCAGTTTAAATCATTCATGGAATCCCAGTTGTATTTCTTGGTCCAAGGAATACCACTCCTCACTCTGCACAGGCCATGAATAATGTtttacattttttatttattgttcaGAACTTAATTGAAGTGGCCAAGTCAGAAACCGAAGTTATAGAAAGGGATGGGAGGGAGACAAAGTAATACTAAAAATGAGACTCGAGTTATAAAATCATGCATGAGAATCAGTAACTAACCGACACGCCACTATTTCTGAAGTTGATGTATCAGCAACCTTCTCAACCTTACGAATCACTGCATAGCTGTAAAATACCAATGaagaattaaaaattaaaataaaccaCAGAAAATATGCTGATTTTATGAAATACTGGACTACCAAGAGAACAATAGCAGGAATGAATAGTGACATCTGAGTTGAGTCAAACCAGGTATCTCCTATTTAACAATATTCCTGATCAATGGGCCAGTTAAAAGAGTGAAGATCCATAGTTCAAATGAATTTTTTTGACCGGGTAACAAAAATTGGATTTTTTATAAACAAAATCCCTAGCTTGGCTGGAAATAAGTTTATAATTTCATACCAACAATAAAATAGTCATTATCAAATATGCATTCCTATAACAAATACTCATGCTTAGCAGGAAAGCATCTCTATATTTGATAATGAGAGTGTTTGTGCTTCTTAGAGCTCTATCAGTAAGCCTACTTTTAATTACAGTCAGTACAAAGTCCGCATTATACACCAAACTTGAAATTCTCAACTATACATCAAAGAAATACTAATAACTACAAGGATAAAGATTTAACACAGCAAAGGtgatatttttttcccttttttgatTCCCAGAGATCCTCCAAATCCATTTTGCGGACCTGGGCTCGAAACCAGGGTCTCCTGCCTCACACTAAAATCTTTAAGAGGCAGAAACTCTAGCAAGTAGCTAGGTACGTACCATGAGGGGTTCAAACCTAAGAACACAAGGAAGAAAACGATGGGAACCCCTCGTTGGTATAAACTTGATCTCCTATGAAACTTAGAACAAGCAACAAAAGATAAGGCTAGCTACTGACCAAGTAGAAAATAGAGTTTGAAACGAACAGAACTGAACTTTTTAAAATTCGAGCTAGAATGAACAGGTAGATCTCATCTGATCAATACTATATGCCACATGTATAGTAGTACTATGTTGTCAGTAAACCAGTGGACAAAATCTAATGGTTCACCTTTTGACCCCTGCAGGTGCAACATTATGCAGTACATCATGATATGCTGGATCTAGTGCATCAGTAACAGAGTCAGGTATAATTGATCCAAGAAAAGTTCCTGATCTTTTGCTCCTGCTAAGAAAGATAAATGAAATAAGACCACTTTTGCAAATCCTGTAATATGGTTGAGAAAtgtaaaaacaaaagaatcaaAAGCACTGCATGGAACTTCATGAACATAAAGAATTCTGGAGGTTTAGAAAATTTTTCTGGCCTCCAcctcttcaaagttcaaagcaGAAAAGGAAAACACACTATGATAATACAAATTACCTCTACAAGAAGTTTGCTTAGGGCCTAGGTTAGTTTTGGCTGACAAAAGATGATAACAAACTAAGTGTATACCTAGACATATGAATACATTCTTCTAGATATAATGAATTTAGAATTTAAAGTACTGCCATAATTAGTGATGGTGATTGCACTCATTCAGGAAACTGAAAAAGTGTTGGCCAATTAGCATATATTGAAAACTGACAAGGGATATGGAGGCAACATATATCATGGTGAGCATAAACAAGGTCCATAAGTGAGACCTTTATATTTGACACATATATTATGGTGAGCATAAACAAGGTCCATAAGTGAGACCTTTATATTTGACGATTTAATATAGCATGTGCACACCATTAATGCAATACACTAGGTACTAGAGTTGACATCATGTGTTGTCCAGAAAAGGCATGTTCAGTTGTATTTCTCACCTCTGGTAATTAGAAAACCCCAGAGAGAAAGCATGAACAGAACCAGATGAACTTGTGCCCACGAGAATATCCGGCAGTTGCATAGATGGCGCAAATGATAAGGAGAATATAGTAGATGGATATGTTCCTCTCCGAAAGCTATAAGACTGCCAAAAATAAACCAGTGAGTTGCATATTTTTGTATATTTTGCAGTCATTTAGTGGTAGCGCCACCAATTGCTTCAGCATATGTAGTTAATTACAAGTCAGGAAAGAAGATGATGCCTAACGCAATTGTTTTGCAATATGGATATACACATGTAAGTGTGCGCGAGGATGCATTATACACGTATACAACAGCATGCACTGATTACAAGAGAAAGACCTATGTTTGCTATCACCGTATAGGGTTCCAGTTTCTTCTCTCAAAAGCTACTAGATCAGAGACTCGATAACACCTGATAAAATCAAACATCCTGACAATGGTTGATATTGGAGCTTAACTGCATTTTTAGAAGCTTCCTGGTCCAATAAAGTGAATCTAGGTTTAACGTTATATCCCTGAAATTAAAAGGGTGACTACAAGGATACACATCAAACATGAGTTCCTTGAATTATAAGATTATATGACCAATCTGAGAATACTAATTATGCCCCCAACGGCTGTACTAGTGACAAATGTTTTATATACCCTCAACATTGAGCATCGTAATCAAGTAGGGTTTAGTGTTGCTATTCTTCACCTTTGTTGCTTCTGATACTAGATGGACTCTGATAATGGTTCCCTGTTCGGATGCTGTTGCTATGTACGTACCATTGGAAGAAAGTGCAATTGCAGCAAGTGGGGCTCTATGAGCATCAATCTGTAAATAAATTCaagtagataaataaaactaatTATTGAAAGAGAATTATCATTTGCTCCATTGCTGATATACTGAATGATTCCATCCTTTATGAtaaataataatgaaaaaaaattccaaTCAAAACAATTGCTTTTCAAATGACCACAGATTTTCTAAAGAAGTTGCAAACTATCCCAATTCTTGAGGCtttgaacaaagaaaagaaaaaagtcacTTACGAAAGTAAAGTATACTACATGCAGTTTAGGTGATTGATTTTTTTATGAATTCTGAAAAATCCTTTTGTTGTTACTTGTGCTTCATTAAGTGCATACTTCCCAGAAAAGAAATACACTGTCAGGGTGTCAGGCATATGAACAAAAAAGTCATCAATTCACATTTAAAAACATTCTCCAGAAGGGTATGACTTATGAGTCAAGATATGAGAACAGAGCTAATATCATATACATTTTATGatctttttgttaaaaaaaaaaaaaaaaaaatttatgccATGACCTCACAATGTAAATGCAGGTCCATGACATTGTATAACAACACTGATCCTTTGGAGATGCTGGCAGGAAGAGCCAAGTAACAACCATCCAAACTCGGGGAGAAGGCACAAAGCCctggaaggaaaaaaataaaaagatatggTCATTCACAGAAAGACACCTTTTGGTTTAACTGAGCATGAATGTAATGCCACCCAATTTCACCTTTTATATTTGATACAGTATCAATAGTGTCCAAGATTGCAAGACTATTTATGTCATATACATATGTTTTGTCCTGTAAGATGACAACAAGTCTGCAATTGCCGgaaaaaacatcaaaatcatGAACAAGATAGAAGATTAAAGCAGTGAAGTTCATTCAATGGATAAATAACAGCATCTCATGATTGAGTAAACTCTGAACCACTCAAATAATTTTGTTACATTTCATTAACGTAACAATCTTGATAAAATTAGGGAAATTTGGACATACTTTTCTGTGTGCAGAGACATAATCTATACGTTCTCATCGATGCATGTAGAAGAACCATAAAGGGAAGAAAAACGTATAAAATAAGTATTTGGAAATAATCCATCACTTTATAAAAAGATGGAGCAGGATAACCATGATACTCCTGAGAGAGGTTACTAAATAGCAAAAGTCCTAACACTGTCAACAAGAGACAAAATGTAAAATATGGCGCAATTATCTACACTGTCGTCGTGTCTGCTATCTAGACTAGAAACGCATATTttgttaacaaataaaagaacggATAAGCACTAAACATCAATACAAAGCATTAAACAGAAAAAAGATCATTACCAGTCAAATGGTTTACCTTTTCCTATTCATATGAACGGCAAGTATTGAAGTCAAAAAGTTCAATTCTCGAAGAGCAGTTCCACTGGTTGTATTGAACAAACAGAGACGCCGCGGGGATAGAGATGGCTGTGGCAGTGAGAATGTCATATGATGAATAAATGAGTAAACCATAAGTAAATATTTGGTGCTAGAATTGAAACAACACACATACTGTGAAGCCATTctttgtgataaaaaaaaaaaaaatggatgcAAAAAAAACATACCTCTTCACCAGCTCCAACAATGGCAAGAAGACTAGAGCTAAATAGCATTTCAACAATAGCGAAAGCGCCAATAACtaaccaaaaataaattaattagatTGTAAaccacagtaaaaaaaaaaatcaaggttttgtttttgtttttttcccctTAGTTCCAATAATTACAAGGAGTAAATAAATTGGATAACTTGCCTCCTTCATAGCAGAGTCTGCCTGTATTAGAATCGAATACTTTGAAGCCATTCTTTGTGCCTATGGCAAAGCAACTGCAGAATTcgaaagaaatacaaaattttcagaaattgaaAGTAAGATAAATTGTGGAAACGAAAAGGAGTGGATATTCGTTTACCTGGAGTCTTGGTTGAAGGAAGCGCAGAGAATCGGgtaggaagaggaggaggactgATTTGCCATGAAGAAAGCTCAAATTGTTGGGCGGGCGTCGGAGCTACACAGCTTCCGAGCTCAAAGCCCGAATTAAATACTGGATTGGAAGATACCCAAAGAATCAAGACGTTGAAGACAAAAGTGTAGACGGCCCCACTGACTGGGATGGGCCCattatcatcaattcatcattttttttttctttcccttctattcttttgtaaaaaaattaaaataaaaaatatgtgTTATTCTATTTTGGGGCAAGGATGAATAAGGTCACATTACCTATGTTATGTTAGATAAGAGACAAGAGATGTGAGACATGGTTAATAACATGATTGCAATTTGAGACATGGTTAGTGACAAGTTCAATGATTAAGGGTGCGTCCTGTAACGTTTTGCAAAACAATTTTTTGAAAACTGTTTTGTAAAACAATGGAAATTAAATTCTGTATTTCCTGGATTTAAGAATGTGTTCGGTGGCTAAATTTAAAAATAGttttatgaaaatgaaaaacaaaaaacgagTCTAGTATAGAAAATTTACATAATACTCAAATGACAAATTTACTTGAAGAAATAAATGTAACTGACTAATTTAAAATTTATTCCTCATGTTATCTTTAAAACAAATTTTTCATCATATCATCATATAATCCAAAATTGCATGAAAAATTTATTATCAACGAACAATCTAAGAGTGAGGGATAAAATCTTGCTACAAGTCTTTTGCAATTTCATTTCTAACATTAGTCATCTGTGCAAGGTTCTCTTGTGACTTATCTAATAAGATCGTTGATGTACTGTTTTCCTACTAAAAAATCATATCTTCTACatcaaaagcttcaaacaatctGTTGCGACTAGCTtccttccgaataaaattgtgtTAAACACAACATGCAATAGGTATACGCCGTTGCCTTCTTGGAGGATAATTAAGCATATATTTTTAAATTGGAAAACACTCTTTCAGTACACCAAAACTCTCTCAATTGAATTTCGCAATGAAGAAGGTCTGTAATTGAACAACTCTCTATGGCCTTTTGGTGTACGACGAGGTCCTCTGTAATCACGCAAATGATACCGCTCACCTCGATAAGGAGCTAAGAATCCTGGCATGTTTGTATGTCCATCATCCACAACATAATAatatagtattttttttttcaaaattatttTGTGCATGTCAAAATCAAAGTAAAGCATATATATTTTTAGTTTAGACAGCTATAGAAAAGAGTAGTGTGCGTGGTTTTGTACCTTCATTTGGAAACGGGAATTTATTTTCTAGCTTGATCACTACATCTGCAAATATCATAGAATCATTTGCAGTCCCTTCCCATCCAGTGTAAACAAAGGTGAACATCATGTCAAAAGAGCATGCACACATGACATTTTGGGTAGCAAGGACCTTCCTACCACGATATGAAATTTGTTTCTGAGCCGCGGAGCCAATACAGCGATACGTGTTCCATCAATTGCCCCAATACATTTTTGccataaaatatataaacattagagagcaaataaaataaaataaaacaccaAATAACTTTCATTCATAATAACTCTTTACCTCAAAATATGGATAAAACTTTGGATTGTTCAAGATTTCGGGAGCTGTTTCTCCTTGACTTTTGAGGACGTACATGCTGATCATCTTTTAATAACTTTAAACTCTCAAGCATACAACACAGCCTTTGAAATACATGTTTACCCATGCGAAATGAGTTATACATTCTATCTGGATGTCCATTCAACAACTCTTGCACATATTCAGCTTTAGATAGAATCAATGTATGGTAGGGAACCTTGTCTATGTATGAAGACCAATAATCATAAATGTTCATACAAATTatcatgtgttgtgccatttCGTCTAGTTCTAAAGAACTATTCTAGTCACTATCTTCCATGTCTATAATCATCTTTAGTACCTACCGAAAAAGATTCAAACAAATAGTGAATTTAAAATATCCAAATAACAAATAAGCTATAAAATCAATGAATAACATCGATTATTTATTTGAATACAAACATTAACAAGAATAGAAAGATCACCAAAGTAAAGACATGAAATATGAAATAAAATGACAATTCATGCAATGAAGACAAACAGCAAGCAAgacaacaaaacaaccacaatgTAGACAATAATTCTAGAGATTAGCTAGCCAAGCTCTCCTTCTTTCATCTGATATCGACAGAAAAAGCCTCCTCCATTCAACAATTATAAGCCTATCCATCATTTTAATAAATGTGGCATGGTCAATGTCTCCCAATGTTTCCACAATTTGCACACACTCTTCAATGGAGTACTTCTCCTTATTCTCTTcagcatttttttcttttctttgttgtagcttttctttcatcacctcaCCACAAATTTCTAAGTAGGCTTCCATTTTGTCCCATTTCTTTAGACGCTCTGAAGATGGAGCCTTTATCACagcctttctttttccttttgtctCAATTTGAGCATtatcagtgttctaaaactcgacCCCCTAGAAGATGGGCGGCAGCTCTCCGGCCGCTTAGGTGGCCTAGGTGAGTGACTAGGCGGTTGGGCATTGGTCGAGATGTCTAGGCTAGTTGCGAAGAACGCCAAACATCTAAATCCCATCAAAGTCATCTTTAAAATCCCAGCCACTCACTTGAGGATTCAAATTCCCAATGTAAATCAGAGTCATTGTCGCAAAACCTGGGAAATCCAAATTCAAATGACGTTTCGCGAAACTCATGTCTCGGTGGAGAGATCTGTGGCTTTTCAGGCTTGACAAAAAGTGTGacggggggggggagagaggaTTGGAGCTTACTTTGGATAAAGTCATCGGTGTTTAGGCGCAATGGTTGACCAGAGAAAGAAGACGATAGAATTTAAGAGAAGTCGGGTTCTAGCCTCGAGTTTGACGATGTACACTGTTTGGTTCTCCAGAGTTGTTATTTTTGCTGGTGTCCAATTAATGTAGTTTGTGTTGAATAGAGAGCCCATGAGGTTATGTATTTGACTGCCATTGGAATGCGAGAATAAAAAGTATTCTTATTTATAATACATTTATATATATGCTTTAAGTCTGTATGtactttcttctcaaaaaataaaagtccatatataattttgtactcttatttatattattataggctagaaaaataaaataaaatttaaaaaaataaaaccgcctaggcgctagtcccttaGTCACAgtccgactagcgcctagcgatttttcgaaccttgagcATTATTAATGTTGAAATCCTCAACAAGATTGATGTGACCTCTATTATTAAGAAACTTGTTCTCTAACTCGCGCTCCTCATCTAAATTGGGAGAGAGTTGGCTAGAGGCATAATGTAGTTAACTCGTTGCAGTAGTAGTATTAAATATTTCCCCTAAAGTTTCATAATGTTCCAAGCCTTTCTTACGATATGGCTTCACTCCCAGCACTCTCTACAATGAAAAATGCATATTACATATAACAAAATAAATACTGAAAactcaacaaacaaacaatggaTTAAGACTAAATTTACCTCAATATATGTAGCTCATTCTTCCTCTGATGTAGTAGTAGTGTTTGCATAGGATCCCATCCAAATCCGGTATGCTCGatcaaatcagaaaattcatagTGTTTTTTGCGTAGTCTATTGAATTTAGACTTTAGTTGTGGCACAACGTACTTTCTTGTAGCTTCAGCAAACAACTCATCACTTATTTCCAcccaaattttctttttgaaagtgGATGTTTGCATATCTCCTTTTTTCACATGCTCATGCAAAATACGAATGAATTTTCCTTCATTCTTAGCAGACCAGTCGGTTTTGTCATCAACTTCCATTTCATTAGAGGCCATATTCCTTGAATGAAAATGCGATGAAAATTACGCAGATAAATATAACTTAATGTAATGGAATGGTAGATAATCGTCAGCCTTCTACTGCACTCAATCATTCTAAACCCTAAAGCCTACTCAGAATTGCAAGCCTAAAATGTTCAAGCCAATGGATCTAAAAGAGAATAACACTAACTAGAATGAAATCACTAAAACCAGAAGACACAAACACAAAGGACTGTAACACACGATATCAATAGGActtgaagaaaaaattgaatgaaATCATTAAGTTTCATTAAAGCCAGATGAAACCATTAAATCATTAAAACTTGATAGGACCACTTACCATCAACTTACTTTATATACTAGTACTAAGGAGGCATCAACTTAACAAACCATGAAATCATTTGTTATGTTTTACATCAACCAGAATGGAATAATTAAAACTAGAAGAAACCATAAAGAGATACACTTTTTTTGTCAAGATAACTTCCAttaaaaccagaaaaaaaaaaaacaaaatagaatacaaaagaaggaaaataagaaacaaacaagCTGGAATCTAACAACAGAACTGCACAAATTGAGGAggcatgaaaaaaaaagaaatatagtTCTCATTGTAGTTTCTTTAGGTTCATTTTCTAGTGTTTTGTTTTAGTAAAGATGTCAACCCACGCTGAAAATTAATTATCAGGTTTCTACTGTAAGGGAATGGCACAGTCCATAAAAATCATGAAACAAATAAACATACATTCCGTGAAGCCAAATGCATAGTTTCCATCAGCCAAATACATACATTTATGGTAAACCTTTTTCAATGAATAGATAGTAACTTTTCATAATCAAAATGAACAATGACTTACAACTTGGCATTAATGAGATAATATCAAAATAACCAAGAACAATGACAAGAATGAAGTACAACAAATCAAATGTAATTCAAAGCTCCAGCAAagagcaatatatatatatatatatatatatatagcatatATAAACTAAATCAAACGTACTTCAAAGTTTTAGCCAACGAATCAAATGTACTTCAAAGTTCTAAAACAAtccataatataaatagtaatCATATGATACCCCTttgaacaaaacaacaaaaggtAAGTCAATAGAACAAAAGAACAGCCCTAAGGAAATTCCAAATCATGTTCCAAGCTATATAAAAAACCTCTaaacaaaaagcaaaagaatAAGTAGTGTCAAAAGACGGTAGGAGAAGCCGCCTTTGCTTCTGTCATGCTACCTGATTTTGCAGTAACACGTAAGTAAATTCCAAACGGTGACATAAAATTTAACATAAATTGACATGTTTTCTGACAGCAAATCCAGAATGAGGGAAAGATTGAAGTAAATAAATTCAAGATTTAGGGGAAGACTACCATACCTAGAGCAGTAGAGTCCAGACGAAGCTCTGCTTCCTGAAGAATATGAAAACGAGTAGATATGGATTGTTAGAGAACATTGAATCGATGAATATATAGAGTCTTTGGGCAAAAAATTGCCTCGCTTTCATCCCGCATTCTTTTAcaggaaaaaaaatccctattCTCTTTTAGCATCCTGCGTTTCACAAAATTAGGATTCTGTTTTCAAAGAATGAAGGATACGTTGATATATTGTTTTGGAAAAGATAGACTAAAATCAATTCTATATTTAAGATAGAGTT belongs to Rosa chinensis cultivar Old Blush chromosome 4, RchiOBHm-V2, whole genome shotgun sequence and includes:
- the LOC112196072 gene encoding autophagy-related protein 18b isoform X1; this translates as MANQSSSSSYPILCASFNQDSSCFAIGTKNGFKVFDSNTGRLCYEGVIGAFAIVEMLFSSSLLAIVGAGEEPSLSPRRLCLFNTTSGTALRELNFLTSILAVHMNRKRLVVILQDKTYVYDINSLAILDTIDTVSNIKGLCAFSPSLDGCYLALPASISKGSVLLYNVMDLHLHCEIDAHRAPLAAIALSSNGTYIATASEQGTIIRVHLVSEATKSYSFRRGTYPSTIFSLSFAPSMQLPDILVGTSSSGSVHAFSLGFSNYQSRSKRSGTFLGSIIPDSVTDALDPAYHDVLHNVAPAGVKSYAVIRKVEKVADTSTSEIVACRATISIITYNGYFQEYNLSINNQNEFLWSLEREFRLLNVILDEAVSL
- the LOC112196072 gene encoding autophagy-related protein 18b isoform X4 codes for the protein MANQSSSSSYPILCASFNQDSSCFAIGTKNGFKVFDSNTGRLCYEGVIGAFAIVEMLFSSSLLAIVGAGEEPSLSPRRLCLFNTTSGTALRELNFLTSILAVHMNRKRLVVILQDKTYVYDINSLAILDTIDTVSNIKGLCAFSPSLDGCYLALPASISKGSVLLYNVMDLHLHCEIDAHRAPLAAIALSSNGTYIATASEQGTIIRVHLVSEATKSYSFRRGTYPSTIFSLSFAPSMQLPDILVGTSSSGSVHAFSLGFSNYQSRSKRSGTFLGSIIPDSVTDALDPAYHDVLHNVAPAGVKSYAVIRKVEKVADTSTSEIVACRACAE
- the LOC112196072 gene encoding autophagy-related protein 18b isoform X2, giving the protein MANQSSSSSYPILCASFNQDSSCFAIGTKNGFKVFDSNTGRLCYEGVIGAFAIVEMLFSSSLLAIVGAGEEPSLSPRRLCLFNTTSGTALRELNFLTSILAVHMNRKRLVVILQDKTYVYDINSLAILDTIDTVSNIKGLCAFSPSLDGCYLALPASISKGSVLLYNVMDLHLHCEIDAHRAPLAAIALSSNGTYIATASEQGTIIRVHLVSEATKSYSFRRGTYPSTIFSLSFAPSMQLPDILVGTSSSGSVHAFSLGFSNYQRSKRSGTFLGSIIPDSVTDALDPAYHDVLHNVAPAGVKSYAVIRKVEKVADTSTSEIVACRATISIITYNGYFQEYNLSINNQNEFLWSLEREFRLLNVILDEAVSL
- the LOC112196072 gene encoding autophagy-related protein 18b isoform X6 yields the protein MANQSSSSSYPILCASFNQDSSCFAIGTKNGFKVFDSNTGRLCYEGVIGAFAIVEMLFSSSLLAIVGAGEEPSLSPRRLCLFNTTSGTALRELNFLTSILAVHMNRKRLVVILQDKTYVYDINSLAILDTIDTVSNIKGLCAFSPSLDGCYLALPASISKGSVLLYNVMDLHLHCEIDAHRAPLAAIALSSNGTYIATASEQGTIIRVHLVSEATKSYSFRRGTYPSTIFSLSFAPSMQLPDILVGTSSSGSVHAFSLGFSNYQRSKRSGTFLGSIIPDSVTDALDPAYHDVLHNVAPAGVKRFEPLMVRT
- the LOC112196072 gene encoding autophagy-related protein 18b isoform X3; translated protein: MANQSSSSSYPILCASFNQDSSCFAIGTKNGFKVFDSNTGRLCYEGVIGAFAIVEMLFSSSLLAIVGAGEEPSLSPRRLCLFNTTSGTALRELNFLTSILAVHMNRKRLVVILQDKTYVYDINSLAILDTIDTVSNIKGLCAFSPSLDGCYLALPASISKGSVLLYNVMDLHLHCEIDAHRAPLAAIALSSNGTYIATASEQGTIIRVHLVSEATKSYSFRRGTYPSTIFSLSFAPSMQLPDILVGTSSSGSVHAFSLGFSNYQSRSKRSGTFLGSIIPDSVTDALDPAYHDVLHNVAPAGVKSYAVIRKVEKVADTSTSEIVACRVRSGIPWTKKYNWDSMNDLN
- the LOC112196072 gene encoding autophagy-related protein 18b isoform X5; translation: MANQSSSSSYPILCASFNQDSSCFAIGTKNGFKVFDSNTGRLCYEGVIGAFAIVEMLFSSSLLAIVGAGEEPSLSPRRLCLFNTTSGTALRELNFLTSILAVHMNRKRLVVILQDKTYVYDINSLAILDTIDTVSNIKGLCAFSPSLDGCYLALPASISKGSVLLYNVMDLHLHCEIDAHRAPLAAIALSSNGTYIATASEQGTIIRVHLVSEATKSYSFRRGTYPSTIFSLSFAPSMQLPDILVGTSSSGSVHAFSLGFSNYQSRSKRSGTFLGSIIPDSVTDALDPAYHDVLHNVAPAGVKRFEPLMVRT